Sequence from the Zeugodacus cucurbitae isolate PBARC_wt_2022May chromosome 2, idZeuCucr1.2, whole genome shotgun sequence genome:
aataaatcaatataaatatatctgtaAACAAAACTTTTCGATTTAATGTGATGCTGCAAAGAAACGTTAGATGTTAATACTAAAATTCTactttttggcatattttcacacaAGTTACTTCTTAATCTGCAGTAAACTTACATGAAGAACTGCGATCCGTTGGTATTTTTGCCACGATTCGCCATTGAGAGCAGAAAAGGGCGATCGTGTTTGAAATCAAAGCTTTCATCTGAAAACAAAACGAAGAAATCGGttagtagtatatatgtatgtaaaaattctctaaattaaatttgtaccaCTTTAATTTGGAGTAgaaataataacagaaaatcaATTTACCATACGTAAATCATGAAGATGGAAACTATATGCGATCAATCcagttttaataattaaattataaatatttttttattgttgttgttgcagaatataaacatttatcaaataattattGTCATTACTATcagaaagttttaaaatatgctatgaaaacaattttgaagcaaaattaTAGTAATATAATTAGATGAATGtaacaattattttcaatttacatagacatatgtatgtatatatttatatatttttgtttctgtaTGCAACATTTTTCTAACCCTCATGggttaattcatttaattttaattcatgcAATATTTTGTGGTAATGCACATATATTCTCTATATATTTGgtaatatttactaattaaaaCATACCTTCGAAAGTGCCACCATAGATCGACTCACCACCGGTGCCGTTACCAGCCGAAAAATCACCAGCTTGTATCATGAAATCCTTGACAACGCGGTggaatattacatttttataatgcAACGATTTGCCTGTAACCAAACCGATACCTTTCTCACCGGTACAAAGTGCACGAAAATTTTCCACTGTTTTCGGTGCAAcatctttaaataattcaaagacTATACGTCCAACATTCAAGCCACCAATCGAAATATCGAAAAAACAACGCGGTCTCGTTGCAACATTTGCTGCCGCGGACGTTGACGCCATCCCCTCGGCCACAGTCATATCTGGCACTTTTTCACTTCTTTTATATATTTCGGCTGCAAGAAATCTATGCAATTACATTTAACACTATCCCTTatataagttttatttaataatttttctattttcccgTTAGTTTCACAAAAATAAGCGGTTCTATCTACACATTGGTATAACGTTGGCAAATTCTGAAGAAAATTTCTTGTGCAAATGTTATGACATTTGTGGAATGTGGGTTTTGTTGCAGGGTTGCCATGCCAGAAAATTCACTTGATtcatttactaaatttaaacattaagcaattttttaattttataatttatttttatattacctatacatatatagttgttattctgataataatttgaaggttttacatatttattattatttatctttaGAAGGGTtgttaagaataattttttcagtataatataaaaaatgttaagccTTTCTTTTAAAATCAATGCACATCAGTTTCTTGGTATCGAGAATCTGGTTGTTCCTATGGTACCATTAACCAGAACAGTTCCTAAACTTAAAAATCAGAACATCGAAAGTAATCACGACTGTTGTACATATCGCACCCTTCTTCCTGTTTTCCAAACCAGTCAGCTAAGTTCAAAACCATTTACACACATCCGCTACAACAACCATCTAATAAGAAAACCCTATTTAAACCAATTAGCTCGACAAacaaacgaacaacaacaacaacaaacaatgtaaaaatattaaagagtatgtatttagttttccaaaagaattttttttttttatttttttggtgtaTAACAGGATGCAATTAATAAACTTAGTAGGTGTGTATATATaggtagtaaattttattaggataatttagtttaaataaaatacataatacctCTGACTCAATACGTATATTAAGCATTTatcataaaaacaaatttctgaagtatatattttaaaatgctttaTAGAATATAGgaataagaatttaaaatatactgaaatacatactcgtatgtacacatatattgaATTTGGTAAACGCTTTTTTCGTGACTTCATTGCATCACTACTCCACAGTTACTGATTTGGCTAAGTTACGCGGGCAGTCCACATCACAACCTCGCAATACCGCAATGTGATACGACAGTAGTTGCAACGGAATGACCGTGAGTATACCCTGCAGGCAGTCCACCGTACGTGGAATTTCCAGGGAACGCGATGAGAATGATTTTGTATCCTCATCACCCTCTTCGCACAATATTATTGGGCGACCATTGCGCGCAGTTACCTGTTGCAAGGCATTCATACACTTCATGTATACTGGATCCCGCATGACAACCATCAATACTGGCATCTCATCATCCACCAATGCAATAGGTCCATGTTTTAACTCGCCCGCCAATATACCTTCGCTGTGCATGTACGTCAATTCCTTTACTTTTAGGGCGCCTTCTAGGCAGGTGGCAAAATTATAACCGCGTCCCATTATTAAAAGTGATTTGTGCAGATACAAGTCTTTAGCAAGCTCTTGAACTTTAGAATTGAGTTGTAGCACCTTACGGATCTGATCGGCAAGCGTCTCTAGACCGTGTATGATCTCAAGACGACGCGGTTGTAGTGATAGTCTATCTTCCGACATGACTAGTGCAAACATAACAAGAGATATGAATTGCGATGTGTATGCTTTGGTTGAGGCAACACCAATTTCAGGACCGGCATTTATGTGCACACCACAGTGTGACTCGCGACAAATACTGCTGCCCACAGTGTTAGTAATACCCACAATAAGCGCACCGCGTTGTTTGCAATAACGTAAAGCAATCAGCGTATCTGCTGTCTCGCCAGACTGCGATATGAAGAAGCACACATCATCGCGGAAAATTGGAGTGTGACGATCCATGAAATCTGAAGCAAGCTCCACTACAACTGGCAATTCAGTAAGCTCCTCTAGTAGCTGACGTGTAGCAACAGCGCTGTGATATGATGTGCCACAAGCTATAAGTATTAAGCGTCGGCAACGCTTAATCTCTGGTATGAACTCCTTAATTCCACCCAACACGGCAGTACGTGTTTCGAAGAACATGCGACCACGCATTGTATTTACTACTGATTCGGGTTGTTCGAATATTTCTTTCAACATGAACGAATCGTAGTTGCCTTTCATAATTTGCTGAATTTCCATTTTTAATGTAGTAATTTCACGCGCATGCGGATCATCCAGGCATTTCTTTAGGCGATGAATACTCAATGCACCATCCTTGACTGCTGCAACATCGTCATCTTCAAGGTATATGACACGATCGGTGTGTTCAATAATTGCACTAGCATCCGAAGCAAAAAAGTATTCCACCTCTTTACCCTCTAACGGTTGATATTCGGCTGGTGTGTCATCGTAACGCGGTGGCAATGACACTTCTGCTGGCAGTGTTTTTCCATGTGCGCGCTGTTTCTTGGCGTAAAATATAGGAATTTGGTCAATGGACAGACGTGTTTTTGACTTAATGCCAACTAATAACGGTGTACCACGTCGTGAGGCTACACATTCACCAGGAAAATGTTTTGACTTACAAGCAATAGCAAATGCGCCTTCTAATTGCAGAATAGCTTGCTCGACAAGCTCACGGAATGAATAA
This genomic interval carries:
- the LOC105215843 gene encoding glutamine--fructose-6-phosphate aminotransferase [isomerizing] 2, which produces MCGIFAYLNYLTPRSRQEVLELLLNGLKRLEYRGYDSTGLAIDDPEAGDQSSNIIIIRRTGKVKVLEDAVAEICNTDAYKEPITTHIGISHTRWATHGPPSETNSHPQRSDIDNSFVVVHNGIITNYKDVKTLLEKRGYVFESETDTEVIAKLIHHLWRQHQTYSFRELVEQAILQLEGAFAIACKSKHFPGECVASRRGTPLLVGIKSKTRLSIDQIPIFYAKKQRAHGKTLPAEVSLPPRYDDTPAEYQPLEGKEVEYFFASDASAIIEHTDRVIYLEDDDVAAVKDGALSIHRLKKCLDDPHAREITTLKMEIQQIMKGNYDSFMLKEIFEQPESVVNTMRGRMFFETRTAVLGGIKEFIPEIKRCRRLILIACGTSYHSAVATRQLLEELTELPVVVELASDFMDRHTPIFRDDVCFFISQSGETADTLIALRYCKQRGALIVGITNTVGSSICRESHCGVHINAGPEIGVASTKAYTSQFISLVMFALVMSEDRLSLQPRRLEIIHGLETLADQIRKVLQLNSKVQELAKDLYLHKSLLIMGRGYNFATCLEGALKVKELTYMHSEGILAGELKHGPIALVDDEMPVLMVVMRDPVYMKCMNALQQVTARNGRPIILCEEGDEDTKSFSSRSLEIPRTVDCLQGILTVIPLQLLSYHIAVLRGCDVDCPRNLAKSVTVE